In the Mesorhizobium sp. WSM2240 genome, ACATGGCCGGGCTGAAGGACGAGTTCGCGCGCCGGAACGCCAAGATGATCGGCATTTCGGTCGATCCGGTGGACAACCACCACAAATGGAAGGCCGACATCGAAAAACTGTCGGGCAACAAAGTCGACTATCCGATGATCGGCGACCCGACGCTGTCCATCGCCAAGCTCTACGACATGCTGCCGGCGGGCGCCGGCGACACGTCGGAAGGCAGGACGCCGGCCGACAATGCGACGGTGCGCTCAGTTTTTCTGATCGGTCCCGACAAGAAGATCAAGCTGATGCTCACCTATCCAATGACAACCGGCCGCAACTTCGACGAGATATTGCGGGCGCTGGATTCGATCCAGTTGACCGCGAAGCATGCAGTGGCGACGCCGGCCCAGTGGAAGCCGGGCGAGGACGTCATCATCACGGCAGCCGTCTCCGACGAGGACGCGACGAAGCGTTTCGGCACTTTCGACCGCGTGCTGCCCTATCTGCGCAGGACGAAGCAGCCGGCGCTCGATTCCTGAGGAGCGGATGCGGAGGAGGCCGGCTAAACGGCCTCCTCGAACCGCACCAGCACCGTTCCGTCGGTGACCTGCGCGCCTTCCGCCGCGATCTCGGCAATGACGCCGTCATGCGGGGCGGCTACCGTGTGCTCCATCTT is a window encoding:
- a CDS encoding peroxiredoxin, translated to MGLRINDTAPDFSADTTEGPITFHEWIGDGYAVLFSHPKDFTPVCTTELGYMAGLKDEFARRNAKMIGISVDPVDNHHKWKADIEKLSGNKVDYPMIGDPTLSIAKLYDMLPAGAGDTSEGRTPADNATVRSVFLIGPDKKIKLMLTYPMTTGRNFDEILRALDSIQLTAKHAVATPAQWKPGEDVIITAAVSDEDATKRFGTFDRVLPYLRRTKQPALDS